A single region of the Deltaproteobacteria bacterium genome encodes:
- a CDS encoding aspartate/glutamate racemase family protein — MKIRIVSPIVGDWLVNESIQEADQFKSPDTEIDGACIEKGPTSIESTYDEILANPYILEKVIEAEKDGCDGVFVTCFGDPAVDGAREAVSIPVIGAFRPSALMASAICNRWSVVTILKEVVPLIRNLARKLGIEGNMASIRDIDTPVLELDDRDRLLTRLLEQIDKAVVEDGAEAIVLGCTGMLGLGKALKEALSREGREVPVVEPTAAAIGFLESMIRSGISHSKVTYPKPREKERIL; from the coding sequence ATGAAAATCCGAATCGTATCACCAATCGTCGGCGACTGGCTGGTCAATGAATCAATACAGGAGGCCGATCAATTCAAATCGCCGGATACCGAAATCGACGGGGCCTGCATTGAGAAGGGTCCGACCTCTATCGAGAGCACTTACGATGAAATACTGGCCAACCCTTACATCCTTGAAAAGGTGATAGAAGCAGAGAAGGACGGCTGCGACGGCGTATTTGTCACCTGTTTCGGGGACCCTGCCGTGGACGGAGCCAGGGAGGCGGTTTCTATCCCGGTAATAGGCGCCTTCCGCCCTTCAGCCTTGATGGCATCGGCCATTTGCAACCGGTGGTCGGTGGTCACCATTCTAAAAGAAGTCGTCCCTCTTATAAGAAACCTGGCTCGAAAGCTGGGTATCGAAGGCAATATGGCCTCTATCCGGGACATCGATACCCCGGTGCTGGAACTGGACGACAGGGACAGGCTCCTAACCAGGCTGCTTGAGCAGATCGATAAGGCGGTCGTCGAGGATGGGGCTGAGGCCATAGTCCTCGGCTGCACAGGTATGTTGGGGTTGGGCAAGGCACTCAAGGAAGCCCTTTCCAGGGAAGGCAGGGAGGTGCCTGTTGTGGAACCTACAGCGGCCGCCATCGGGTTCCTGGAATCAATGATCCGAAGCGGTATCTCCCACTCCAAGGTGACTTACCCGAAACCCAGGGAAAAGGAGAGGATTCTATAA
- a CDS encoding hydantoinase/oxoprolinase family protein yields MKYRLGIDVGGTNTDAVILDEANKLIAKCKRPTTQDISSGINQAVEAVLDISKIDPSSIQHAMLGTTHATNAIVERKGLARVGVLRLGAPCGLALPPMMDWPDDMPAHIGSNYRMVRGGYEYDGKFISRPDKSEIESALSELKELGIEALAVSCVFSPVNGDQEMEASEIARKIFGDDFSISLSSEVGTLGLLERENATILNAAILNIANNAYSAFQNILKQHKITADLFITQNDGTLMAVDYARKYPVFTIASGPTNSLRGAAFLSGLSDCVVVDVGGTTTDVGVLKAGFPRESSMAVEIGGVRTNFRMPDLISIGLGGGSLVKSDDDQVRVGPESVGYRITEEALVFGGSTLTATDVAVASGQFSLGDPGLVSKMDKGVRERANVRIKSMVEEIIDRMKTSAGDIPVVLVGGGSIIVPKELKGASEVIVPDNFDVANAIGAAISQVSGSIDGVFDVATKGRDAVIAEVKQAAIEEAIRAGADEKTIEIVDLEEIPLAYLPSNAVRFRVKAVGELK; encoded by the coding sequence GTGAAATATCGTCTCGGAATCGACGTAGGTGGAACCAACACCGATGCAGTGATTTTGGATGAAGCAAACAAACTCATTGCCAAATGCAAGCGTCCCACCACTCAGGACATTTCCTCCGGTATCAACCAGGCAGTGGAGGCTGTCCTGGATATCAGCAAGATTGACCCTTCCTCGATTCAACACGCGATGCTGGGCACGACCCACGCCACCAATGCCATCGTTGAGCGCAAGGGACTGGCCAGGGTCGGCGTCTTGCGGCTGGGAGCGCCGTGCGGCTTGGCCCTGCCACCGATGATGGACTGGCCTGACGACATGCCCGCTCATATCGGCAGTAATTACAGGATGGTCAGGGGAGGCTATGAATACGACGGCAAATTCATCTCCAGGCCTGACAAATCTGAGATCGAATCGGCCTTGAGCGAACTGAAAGAACTCGGCATCGAAGCCCTGGCAGTAAGTTGCGTCTTCTCGCCGGTCAACGGCGATCAGGAAATGGAGGCCAGCGAGATAGCCAGGAAGATCTTCGGAGATGATTTTTCCATTTCCCTGTCCAGCGAAGTGGGGACCCTGGGCCTCCTGGAGCGGGAGAACGCCACAATCTTGAACGCTGCAATCCTGAACATAGCGAATAATGCTTATAGTGCGTTTCAAAACATTCTCAAGCAGCACAAGATAACCGCGGATTTATTCATCACCCAGAATGACGGCACCCTGATGGCCGTGGATTACGCTCGCAAGTACCCGGTTTTCACTATCGCATCAGGACCTACCAACTCATTACGAGGGGCAGCTTTTCTCTCAGGGCTCAGCGACTGCGTTGTTGTCGACGTTGGCGGGACGACAACCGACGTCGGGGTACTTAAGGCCGGCTTTCCCAGGGAGTCATCCATGGCGGTGGAAATCGGCGGAGTGAGAACCAATTTCCGGATGCCCGATCTGATTTCCATTGGTCTGGGGGGCGGATCGCTGGTCAAATCGGATGATGACCAGGTGAGAGTCGGTCCGGAGTCTGTAGGATACAGGATCACGGAAGAAGCCCTGGTCTTTGGCGGCTCGACCTTGACGGCCACAGACGTAGCAGTGGCCTCCGGCCAGTTTTCCCTTGGCGATCCCGGACTCGTCTCGAAAATGGATAAGGGCGTCCGCGAGCGGGCCAACGTCAGGATCAAATCAATGGTCGAAGAGATCATTGATCGAATGAAGACCTCAGCAGGCGACATACCGGTTGTCCTTGTGGGGGGAGGTTCCATCATTGTGCCCAAGGAACTCAAAGGTGCCAGCGAGGTGATAGTACCTGACAACTTCGACGTGGCCAATGCAATCGGTGCGGCCATAAGTCAGGTGTCCGGCTCCATTGATGGGGTGTTTGACGTGGCCACCAAGGGCCGGGACGCAGTCATTGCCGAAGTCAAGCAAGCCGCCATAGAAGAAGCGATCAGGGCCGGGGCTGATGAAAAAACCATTGAGATCGTGGATCTTGAAGAAATCCCCCTTGCCTACCTGCCGTCCAATGCGGTCCGGTTTCGAGTAAAAGCGGTGGGAGAACTGAAATAA
- a CDS encoding DUF917 domain-containing protein produces the protein MRYLNVEDIEYLAIGAAVLGTGGGGDPYLGKLMAKQAIKEKGEVRLISVEDLADDDWVIPTAMMGAPSVMLEKLPNGGEPELCFKTVQGFLEKPAVATMSLEAGGINSCIPVYAAARLGVPLVDADGMGRAFPEIPMVSFSLDGVPASPMVCADEKGNQVLLRTIDNAWVETLSRAVTVAMGLSSMIGLYVMNGKTIKQSAIRGTISLCIEIGKAIIDAHSRNISAVDSILKITNGFPIFEGKVVDVQRELSTGFVRGRASFEGLGPNKGQVFDMDFQNENLIGYIDGEPKAMVPDLITVLDLESGTPITTETLRYGQRVIIIGMPCAPIWRTEKGLKQVGPRYFKYDLDYVPIEELVGGVESKEDRP, from the coding sequence ATGCGATATCTAAATGTGGAAGACATTGAATACCTTGCCATCGGAGCTGCTGTGCTGGGCACTGGTGGAGGTGGAGACCCTTATCTTGGGAAGCTGATGGCCAAGCAGGCGATCAAGGAAAAAGGTGAGGTGCGTCTCATCAGCGTGGAAGATCTGGCCGATGATGACTGGGTTATTCCAACGGCCATGATGGGCGCTCCTTCGGTTATGCTGGAAAAGCTCCCCAACGGTGGAGAGCCTGAATTGTGCTTCAAGACAGTTCAGGGCTTTCTGGAAAAGCCGGCTGTAGCGACCATGTCCCTGGAGGCCGGCGGGATCAACTCTTGTATCCCGGTCTACGCTGCAGCCCGACTGGGGGTGCCCCTCGTGGATGCCGACGGCATGGGCCGGGCCTTCCCGGAGATACCCATGGTCTCTTTCTCTCTGGATGGTGTGCCGGCGTCCCCCATGGTCTGTGCTGATGAAAAGGGGAATCAAGTTCTTCTGCGCACGATCGACAATGCATGGGTAGAGACCCTCTCTCGGGCGGTAACCGTTGCCATGGGCCTCTCCTCAATGATCGGTCTGTACGTAATGAATGGCAAGACGATTAAGCAAAGCGCCATCAGGGGAACCATCAGCCTTTGTATCGAAATCGGTAAAGCAATCATTGACGCCCATTCCCGTAATATAAGCGCTGTGGATTCGATCTTAAAAATCACTAATGGTTTTCCCATCTTTGAGGGCAAGGTGGTTGATGTCCAGCGGGAACTGTCCACCGGTTTCGTCAGGGGGCGTGCCTCTTTTGAAGGTCTGGGTCCGAACAAAGGCCAGGTGTTCGATATGGACTTCCAGAACGAAAACCTGATCGGTTACATCGACGGTGAGCCGAAGGCAATGGTTCCCGATCTGATCACTGTACTGGATTTGGAGAGCGGAACACCCATCACCACTGAAACGCTCCGCTACGGACAGAGGGTGATCATCATCGGTATGCCTTGTGCTCCCATCTGGCGTACGGAAAAGGGGCTCAAGCAAGTCGGACCGCGTTACTTCAAGTATGACCTCGATTATGTACCTATCGAAGAACTCGTCGGGGGAGTGGAAAGCAAGGAGGACAGGCCGTGA